TTGTCAGGCTGTTATTGTGTAGTGTGTGGAAGCGTTGAGCACTCagtcataaaaagaaaaggctATGAAGACACACCTGCTTTGGGTTTTTTGCTGGGTGGAGCCTCATCTTCAGATGAAGAGTCCTCACTGCTtgattcagcagcagcagtttttacTGGGGCAGGTTTGACTGGAACCTATCAGGACATGTGAAATAAACAATTGACGTTCGCTATACACACTACATTAATCGTTTAACTTGTTTTACTTTATACCTAACACAGTGAATAAAGATGAACAACAACATGTGACAATATTAATCTTCAGCATACCTTGGATGGTTCTTCATCTTCAGAATCTGAGGAACtgtcttcactgctgctttCCTGCTTCTTCTGAGCAGCACCTTTAGCAGGTACAGCTGGTTTGGGTTCTGTTATACAGAGGAGaattaatgaaaacacattttcgTTACTAGCTCAGTTTTAGTTGAGAGTTTAAGGGAGTAGCATTACACAGTGTTGATGACTTCTGGCAGTGAACTCACTTGGGGCAGGAGCTTTGGCAGGCTGCTCGTCCTCAGAGTCAGACTCTtcactgctggagctgctgtcttTCTTCCTTGCAGCAGATGCAGCAGGGGGCTTCACGGgagcctacacacacaaactttattttaacgAATGCAGCAACATCACAAACATGCCCTTGTCCCACGGACTGGATGAAGAATGCAGCCTCATTTTGGATGCTTCTTCTCACCTTTGCAGGAGCTTTTGCTGGAGCCTTCTCATCCTCTGAATCACTGGAGTCTTCACTGCTGCTGGATGCAGCTTTAGCAGCTGCTGCCGCTTTGGCCGGGACTGTCTTGGCTGTTAAAaccattaaatatgaatgtaatCAGATTATGCTTGTAGGGTTTCAGAATAACACATATAATATTACTGACAGAATTTAACCAGAAGCATTGGCCCTCTCTAAAAGATATACTGATGCTACCTGCAGGGGCTGCCTTAGCTGGTTTTGCAACAGGCTCGTCATCCTCGCTGCTTGACTCTTCGCTGCTGGAACTCTCCGCACTGGTTTTTGCCTTCTTAGCTGATGGACCATTTGTAGCTTCAGCCTTGTTGGGAGGCGCCTTTCGCTTCTTAGATTCAGGAGACCTATGAAGATTGACAGCAACGTTAACAAGGGAGATTAACCTGAAATCGAATTCACTTGTCATCTGTAACGTGAACAGTTTAGATTCTAACAGTGTGAagtctgttttatgtttcatttttgtcttcagGAGTTTTGACAGACTAGATAAAATTGCTACATGTTAATGCCGGCaactaaaagagaaaaaacgACCCACAATGGCCTCAGATTTCAAGTTTCCTAACATTTTTGTCAACTAAAACCAATAAACATAGAATATCATAGAAAGATGCACGCAACTCACTTCATCCAGAAGTTGTAGATGTTGACGAGGCTGTCTTCATTTTGATCTTGTGGAGTCTGTGGAGACGACACATGAAACACTGACTTAGCTAATGTCTTCCACCAGTTGTATAAATTGGTAAAATCTAACAAATGCTTGCAACTCACAATGTAAAATACCGTATGATTCCCATTCAGTCTCATAAAGGAAAACATTAATTAGCTCAAGAACAATTAACAGCGGGAACACAACTTGTATTCGACACTCGAGGTACACGTGCTAACACCGGGTGGCTGTGCGGTCTCTGATTGAAGCTAACGTTACTGGTTACTCCTCGTGCAGTCTTCCTAACAACTTCACGAAACAGACAGCACGAACAGCTGGTTGTCAGCGACGCAAAGCGAAGCCCTTACCACTTTAGTCTGCTTCAGGAACTGCTGGGCCGCCTTGGTGAACTTGTTCTCCAGCAGAAATGAATAAACGCACTTGTAAAGATCACTCGGTATCGCACTTTTCTCCGCCATCTTCACCACGCTCCTTCTGTAAGGGAAGGAAGTGAACGGAACCGTCACTTGTGGGCATGTGCGCAGGCGCATAATGACGACGTCAGCATACTCAATAGCAGACAATTTTTACTTTAGCAGACAATCCGTACATTTAATTGCTAAAGAAATCTAAACTGGGTCTAATTCAGTCGACCATTTTCTGTTCTAAGTAATGTTACGCACAAATAAAAGTTATAGCTCTGagtctggaaaaaaatatttcgATCTTGAATAACCGCTATCCCATTTTTCTGACAGGGATTTATTGGTTTGCAGATGAAACgaatgagtgaaaaaaataatttaatctgTATTGTACATATTAATTTAACCTTTGTTTGGAACCACAATTAATCCACcactctttttatttaaatgtgtgtccGTATGTGTAGTATATAGGCGCACACTTTATACGTCATCACTAAAGACCTTTCTTGTCCCTCGTGTCATAACATGGTCGTCTCTGTACCTACTATGCCAATGACACATACTATGTGCTAGTTGAATTGAAAAAAGTGTGAATTGAGGATTTCTTCGCCGAAACAATGCCTCGCTACGAACTGGCCCTGATCTTGAAGGCGATGCAGCGGCCGGAGACAGTGACTGCTCTCCGGCGGACTGTGGAGACTTTAATGGAGCGGGGCGCGGTGGTGAGGGACCTGGAGAACCTGGGAGATAGACTGCTGCCTTACGTGATGACAAAACACAATCAGAGGCACCATAGAGGGACTTACTTTCTGGTCGATTTCTACGCAGCCCCCAGCATCCTTCCAGGTTTAATGGATCACCTACACCGTGATGTGGACGTGGTTAGGCCCACTGTGCTGAAGAAGGACGTCCGTGTTCCCAGCAACTGCTGTGGACCCAAACAGTGATCAAATGTAAGGAATGACCGATGTGGACAAGCGATGTATTTGTGTTGAAATTACACTCTcacctggtgtgtgtttttcatcaacGTAAGCCAGCAACATTCGTCAAAAAAGTTGACTACAACtaaagaatattttctttatttactaaTCTGTATAATTAGTCAACACATAGACAAGAGCATATGACAGTTTAAGATAGAGCACAGGATGATGACATTCAGTCTATGATATAAAACCAAGAAGATCAAATAACACATTATATTTATCCACATCcacagttttcctgtttgcATAAATTAATTGATAAAGCCAAAAAGTAATCAGGTTTTCTGCCATTGGACCAATCAATTAACTACTAGTACTACCTG
This region of Scatophagus argus isolate fScaArg1 chromosome 10, fScaArg1.pri, whole genome shotgun sequence genomic DNA includes:
- the mrps6 gene encoding 28S ribosomal protein S6, mitochondrial, encoding MPRYELALILKAMQRPETVTALRRTVETLMERGAVVRDLENLGDRLLPYVMTKHNQRHHRGTYFLVDFYAAPSILPGLMDHLHRDVDVVRPTVLKKDVRVPSNCCGPKQ